The genomic window GTCCGAGTGGCGTCCGCCGGCGGACCCGGGCCGTGCGTACGAGCGCAGCTCCGGCCAACGGATCAGGCCCTTGGCAGCGATGACGATCCCCGCGGCCGTCACCTGTCCGGCGAGGCCGAGGCCGAGGATGAAGATCCGCTCCAGCGGTCCCAGGAGACGGCCACCCTTGAGCGTGTCGGACGGCTGGTCCGGCTCCTGCGCCCGGTCCGCAGCCTGCGTCCGGTCGATCGGTGGTCCGGGAGCCATGGCCCCCGTGCTGATCAGGACGAGTCGCACGATGAGGTTGCCCGTGCTCAGCTGCACGAGCGCCAGACCTGCGATGAGTAGCGCCCGGCCCGGCTCGGGGGACCAGGGCAGGTCCGCCCAGGTGATCCACCGCGCCAGTGCACCACCGGCCTGCGGCGCCCACCCGGCGAGGGCGAGTTGGGCCACGAGCCCACCGGCCAGCGTGGACAGGGCGATGACGTGGCCGCGATCGCGGGTCAGAGCCCACCCGGAGACGAGCAGCCACGCAGCGAGGGAGACGGTCGCCAACGCCACGAGGAGCCAGCCCGATGTCGTGGTCAGCAGGCCGGCCAGGGCTGCGCCGAACCAGAGCGAGACGATGCCCGCCTCGGTGCCGATGCGGTGGACCCGCCAGCGGGTGGCGTCGCCCTCGCGGGTGCTCCGCTGCTCGATGATGCTGCGAGCGAGGTCGGCCACACCGATGGCGACGAGCAGGATCGCGAAGACACTCATGGCAGATCCGCCAGATCGGCGTCGATCGCGATGAGTTGCGCCAACCCGTCGCGATGGACCCGCCGGGAGACCGCGGTGGGGCTGATCCTCTCCTCCGCGGCGAGGGTGCGCTGGGTCCGCTCGAGGAGGAGGCCGCGAAGCAGCCGCAGCGACCGCTCGTCCAGACCGGCGACGAGCAGGTCGCGGTGCCGGACCGCCGCGTCGACGGCCAGGCCCGTGGGGCCACCCTCGTGCCAGCGGGTGCGCACGACGAGGCCGTCGGAGCGCACGTCGGCCTCCGCCCCCTTCGTCGTGGTGATGGCCTCGCGGGCGCTCCACCAGCCCGGCCCGTCCTGCACGGTGCCGTCCTGCTCGAGGTCGGTCACCTCGCCCCGGCCGAGGCCGTAACGGGTCTCGACCCGGGGGAGGAGGGTCAGTCGCAGCAGGAAGGCGGCGTGCAGTGCCTGGCCCCGCCGCTCCCAGGCGCCCTGGAACTCGTCACCGACGGTGATGCGCAGGGGGTGGATGGGGGCGGTCGCCGCGGTGACGGCGGTGAGCGTCTCCTGCAGGAGCGCGTGCAACTCCCGCCGGTCCGGCGCGCTGCGCGAGGAGACGACGTCACCGATGAGTGTGACCACCACTGTCATATGAACATCATAGCTTCATTTCGTTCATTATGAACCATATAGGTTCATGTAGAGTCAGGTGAACGTCGACGGTTGACGCTCGTAGGTGACGAAGTCGAAGCCTCCCCGTGGCGTGCGGGAGACCTCGCGCCAGTCGCTCGGGTCGACCTCGGGGAAGAAGACCTCGGCCTCGGGCGAGGCGGCGACCTCGGTCAGCTCGAGACGGGAGGCCAGGTCGATCGTCTGCCGGTAGATCTCGCCGCCGCCGGCGATGAAGGTCTGACCGGGGCCGGCCACGGAGATCGCCTCGTGCAGGGCATGGACGACGAGCGCGCCGGGCGCGGACCACTCGCGGTCGGAGGTCACGACGATGGTCGTGCGTCCCGGCAGGGCCCGGCCGATGGAGTCCCAGGTGCGCCGGCCCATGATCATCACCCCGCCCATGGTCACGGCCTTGAAGTGGGCGAGGTCCTCCGGCAGGTGCCACGGCATGCCCCCGTCGACGCCG from Janibacter cremeus includes these protein-coding regions:
- a CDS encoding SatD family protein gives rise to the protein MTVVVTLIGDVVSSRSAPDRRELHALLQETLTAVTAATAPIHPLRITVGDEFQGAWERRGQALHAAFLLRLTLLPRVETRYGLGRGEVTDLEQDGTVQDGPGWWSAREAITTTKGAEADVRSDGLVVRTRWHEGGPTGLAVDAAVRHRDLLVAGLDERSLRLLRGLLLERTQRTLAAEERISPTAVSRRVHRDGLAQLIAIDADLADLP